The genomic region GGGTTTATAGTGCACTTGTCAACTGATGCAAGAAAAGTTTCAATCTCTTTAATGcaattttactttaaattaatgctttgatgaagaaacagtttttaactcttctATAATTTTTTAGTTTTAGCGATCATTTCACCATCTTTCAGTCACACTGCTCTCGTTTGTCTCTTCACTGTCCACAGACACTCCGTCTTCAATAAAGATCTAAAAGCAAGTCAACAACTACAACAAATGCCAGGGTTATCATTTATCATTTAGGACATGCCTTGGAGTTGGTTAATTTTTCAATTACCAGTTGCATGCGGCGTCCTCTGGTGTTTCTCAATCAGATCAGCCTTTAAATGGCACGTCCACTTGAAAAGCAGCAATGGTCAAAATGCAGAACTTGAGGCCTCAAATGAGTCCACAACCAACAGGTAACCCTGAGTGGCTACAGCCGTCACAGTCTATGAATTTGCTTCCAAACATCATAcctaaaaataaagttttatatattttttaaaaatagcttGATTCTTAGCACGAGCTGCACTCTCTGGTGCACATGAGACTTTATATATCTGTTTTATGCACAGCTTAGTTCTCACCATGACTAATAAATTGGCCTGGGTTTGTAAAATGAGTGGAGTCCTACTTTAAAACTGAACAATGAGTGTTTATCATTCCCCTGCAGGTTCTTTAtaccatgtgtgaaaacagaccACAGGCTACTATTGTTAATTATGTTCAGACACAAAGGGCTTTCTTGCCAGAATTTCTGCCTTCGGGTTGAGAATTCTCTGTGGGTTTGGGTAACATCCAACAGGCCTTTGTCATAGTTAAGATCAATTAAACCAGCTTTCATAACCAACAGGATGTGGCTCTAGTGGAGGTCTGCCATCCCCACTGATGTCCTTGCAAACAGTAACATCTGCATTGTCAACCCAACTCTGAGCGTCTTTGGACTACTCTTCCAACACTTAGAGCCTCATCTCTGCTTCCAATGTAGCTTCCCCCACATAAATTTCCTGGATCCTGTTAGCACCTCTGTTTCTTGCTCATAAAATTTGAGTTTCACAGGTTTATTTGTTGTTAAATTGCGAGAATGCCTGTGGCACCTTCTGTGTAATATCTGTGATAGGTTTTCTTTCTCAGTAGCGTTTTCCTCCCGTTTCCCCTTTTCCATGCTGTCACGGCTAATGAAATTTGCCTTTAATTGATTCAGATTGAATTTTCCCCTCTCGCTCTCCCTCCTGCCTGTCCTGCCTGGCAGTCCTTGAATTTGCATGGTTGACATGAGCAAACAAAACTGCTAAACTATGAATACGCTTATcaaatgaacacacacaaacacgtttAAGTGGTTAGTTTTGTGATGACATTAACTGTATAAGACTGTAAAATTATGTCATGTGAGACATTCTCTAGCCCAAACCTTTGGCTTAACTCTAACCTAAATCTCACTGCTCAGTGCTGTAGAAAACTGAAactggtccccacaaagatagctgagcaaatatacacacacacatatacacagacacaaacacatcacTCTCAATGTCAGATAAAAAAAGATGGCAAAACAGCGTGTGTGTACTCAGAGATTAactgctatgtgtgtgtgtgtgtgtgtgtgtgtgtgtgtgtgtgtgtgtgtgtgtgtgtgcgtgtgtgtgtgtgcgtgtgtgtgtgtgtgtgctgctggttgggAATAGTCACAAAGAAATTAAGTTTTAAAATAACAGAGGAGTGCAGTGTCTCAGCAGGCTGCACTTAGCCTAAGAGGTGTCCGTCTGGCTCACAGAAATTGTGTGCTgcgttgtgtgtctgtgcatgtgtgtgtactgAGGGACTTTGTTTCTTGCAGCAGTTTTATCAGCCGCTCCACTGACAGCTCGGTGGCAGGAGTTCAGCCTCACCATTCAGCTCCTCTGACAGTCAGATTAAATGTTGCGCTGACAGATACAGCTTTCAGTCTGCAGCTTAAGCCGTACAGAGACCGTACATCGTAAACACACGGCCATACCCAAACCGAACGACTCGTTTAGTAATCAATTGActgttgtcttttgttgttgctttgaaTCAAGACTTTACACACTTAGCTCCATAATTGTTTTGGACAAAATCACATTCAACATGAAATTGAAGGgcagactttcagcttaaaTTCAATGTGTTtaacaaaacatttatattaTGATGAACATGCTGTTTAGCCATTTTCATACACAGTCTTCCAGAGACACAAAATAATTTGATAAGCTAACATACGTAgggatttttaaaataatatttagatGAAACCCCTTTGCTGGCAATGACTCCCTGAAGTGTAGAACTAACAGACGCCTCCAAATGTCTGGGTTTTACTCTTTGAGATGCTCTTCCAGGCCTTTATTTGACCCCTCCCTTTATTTGCTGCTTGTTTGGGGGTCTCTCTGCTTTCGGGtttgtatttaataactgaaaagGATGCGCTGTTGGATTGAGATTGACTTGGCCATCGAAGAAAATCCCAATTCTTTGCCTTGAGAATCTCTTTAGTTGGTTTTGCAGTGCAGGCTTCTTGCTCTcaagtgtaaccagtggtttgcaccttgctGTGAATGACCTTACTCCTAACATACTCCTATGTCCTAGAAAGTGTTCTTGAATTGGCTTGATGTTGTGaagtttcttttcttctccatggaaataattctgtcatcatgcACTTTCGTTAAGTCATTCTGGCCTTTTGATGTTGCTTTGTGGCCATTCTTTTTGAGATTGTGCCAGATTGCTGATTTGGCCTCTACTAaggtttttactctttttctgatgggtttattttggtttttcagtCTCATTTGCACTCGAATGTCTTTCAGCTTCATAAGTGAAATGATGGTGAAAAGCTATAAAATATGAAATCCACGTCAGGTATTATGTCTGGTCCCGCTGtcatgaaataaaaaaggaacAAGCCTCAGCTGGCTGTGAAACTGCTCTTTGGTGAATTGTCCAATtattttgagcctctgaaaatggagaCTGTGTACAATAACTGTAAATTCCTAAATTGTTAATgcaaaaatatttgtaaaacctccttaattaaagctgaaagtgtgCATTTCAGACACGCCTTGAGTGTTCACATGTGCAGAAAGCTAACAAGAGAGTGTAGAAACAAACATATGAAGGTGCGAATGAGCTGTTGGCTGTGTCAACTTGTGTGTTGTTTTATACCACTCAAACTACAGTTCATGTTAGAAGTGCAATGATGTATTTTTAATACTAATGAAACAATAGGCTGGAAGCGCCTCGATGTATTGCACCCCAGATGTGGAAGCAGTTATAACACCCCAGCAGTTATAGACCCACATCTGATGGTTATAAATTCAATAATTACTCCCTTTTAGCTCTGTATTGTTGAGAAATATCTGTCTCTTTAGTAGCTACATGCTCCACTAAGTTAACACTGTTCACAAGCTGGTGGCTAACTGAGTTTGACTGCTGTTTAGTGCTGGGCAGGTAAAGTACAGTTGGCGCTTAGAGTGCTTGCTGCAGCCAAGAAATGACACTGTGAGCTGTGAAAGAAATGTGCTACAAAAAAGAGGGGGATGTGCGTATTCTGGCAATGCTGTTCATCATTAGCAGCAGTCCCTTTCAGTCTTTTTTCCATTCTAAATGTTTAGCATTTCAGCTTCAAGGATGGGGGATACTCTCATTACAAAGAGTCACAGTACAGGTTATCACTAGATAATCTGTCTGCTGCTGTTAGTGTAGCTAGTTCCTCTCAGCAAGTCAGTCTGGCTGATCCCCGATATACTCTTGAAAAACTCATTCAAGTTTAGCCTCTACATCATGATTATCATATTCTAGATGTTTAGTGATTTCAGTATATTAAAACAAACTAGTGAAGGAACTAACAGAGTTTGAATGTACAGAAAGACATTGAGAGAAATCAGATGGGAGTGACGTCTCTCACTGCTGAGAACGATGTGGGTAGATGATAGGATCTGAATCCAGCACGTGCCTCGGTGCACACGTGACATCCTCATTCTGGCACACTCTCCTCGCCGATCCAttcactctttaaaaaaaacacccatatGACATTTTTGTCACCTGCTCATTTGCGTGTGCGTTATCCTGCATGGCTGCTGTGGCAGCTTGTTCGTGTGTCGCTGTTGCTGTGCTTGGCATCACTGCGTGAGTGtatgagtgtctgtgtgtgtctgagccTGTGGGTCGCCCGGGTTCACGCATCGACCCGAAAGCTCATCTGGTCTGATCTGATTTCCTCACAGCTGGCTGATGTGGAACAGTAGCCCAGATGTTGCAGAGATTACAACtccctgctgtgtttgtggaggGGTTGTGACCGTTCAGGAAAATAAACACAATGGGACAATTTTTAGCGCACACAGGCCCACTCTGATGAATCAAACCTCTTCCACAGAGATTATCCCCGTTCTTTCTGTTTCTAGACATCAGATAACAAGCACAAAACATGTCGCATCAATTGTGCACGTCCTATGGTGTGGCACTTTAGGCTATATCACTTACCTAGGAGAAattatgtgtgaaaagtggaaCACGTGCTAAAACTGAACGATTAAACCACAGTCGACTTGGTTTGGCAGCTTTGGAGGCAAAAGTCATAAAAATAAGTACTACGTGAAGCAAGAGTCTCAGATGTTGTGCCACTCTCCTGAATGGTTTGCACAGCGCTGGCCAAACAGTGCATTCACCATTGATTTTTATCCCATCTTTTGACCTTAATTAGCAAACAACATGGCTGCATAGCAGTTATTTAATACCTACTGTATTGTAAAAGCTGAGCACGAAGCCAAAATGGAAGTGTCTAAAATATTCATTCTTCTGATGACCAGCAGGGGTCGCCAATTCTTATTATAAAAAGAAGCAACGCTGTACAGAAGCATGAACTGTATCTAAAAGATGGAGATCAGTCATTGGCTTTTTCAGTCTGCATTTTTAAAGCATCAATCTTAGCATTCTGGCTGGGGGCATGTTTATTTCTGGGACCCAGAAATGACCATATTTGGACAAAGGGTGGCCGAGATAAGATCAACTAGGGCTCGTGAGTTTTGCTAACAAGCAAAATATTTATCAAAAAAAATGCAAGAATTTAACTGACTGACACCCAGACTTCCTGGACGGGCTATACCATCTATACCACAAAGCTAGCCATGTAATTTGTCAgatcatttcatttaaaatgccCCATGGCACAGAGATCCAAGTGAgtgactgaaataaaacaaatacaatacaatttcaTATTCAATCCATGTAACTTTGTGCCTCATCAGTAGCCAAGCCTTTATACCAGGCAGTAAACACAAGCTTTTAAGCTTtatttggccatttttaacacAGGTTGTCTCCCTTTTGGAGTGAGACTCAAGTGGTCATtagaagaactgcagttttgcTACAACCTTGTTGGCTTCATTGTTCAGCATTGGAGGCTGATGCTTGTACAGAGGCCAAGTGGAAAATTTCCCGATTGTTCGCATGATTTATTGCATGTATACACGCTTTGCTCAGTACTTTGTCAAATCTTTGTTTCAAGTCCTGCTTCacacaagtgtttatttttactgGCCCACTGAGAGTATATTTGATAGGGATTACACTTGAGAAAATGCAGGAGGCTAGATATACAATGGATGAGTAGTattcttttaatatttaaaattaaagccAGATAGTCAGCCTGAAAGAGTCTGCAGAATTATTTGGAGGGCACAAGAAATCTCCACAGAGAGCCCTGTGTTCACTCTGCGAGGAGAAAATGTCTGCCACATGGACCCAAGTGGATCCTCACATATATCATGTGAAAAGAAACAATGTTTCACAGGACTTTATGGAGTCTGCTGAAAAACCAAGTCCGTCCTTAcaagccaggtgctgctaatcaaatttACTTGACTAAcagatcatcagcaagtgtgagcataATCATAAAagaggttttggcagtttgcaggtctggagcattcaggtgtgttaacacaatgtcacagtcttcccaggagtggatgtcccagcaaattcacctcAAGATCACACAGTGCCATGTTCAGAGTCTGcaggcttcagttagcatgttaaatgttaaagtcgATGACAATAacattagaaaaagactgaaaatcatGGCTTGTTTGGCTGTGCATAGACaacttattttaaaaactttacttCAGAAACTACATTCAACCATACTTGCTGAATCAGGTTTATAGTAACTGCCATTAGGCAATAAAGGCAATATCTATTAGACCTCATTAACCAAGGGGTGACATCACCATGGCTATTATCTATAAAATCTGTGCTTTAAACCTCTGATACACTGATGGCAAAAGAGAAAATTTTTTACAACATTCGAGAAACAGACATGAGACTTCATtcacatcattttattttaatagatcTCTATCATATACATACAGTACAATATGCTCAAGACAGATCTTATGGCACATATATTATTGTTGTACATTTTGCAGTCGCTGGTATTGCTGTGAGGTTACAGTAAAGTGACCATTTGAATCTGTTACTTAGGTAGATACAATAGGTGGCTTGACCTCAGTGGGTTAAGAGTAAGGTTGCTACAGCAAAAACACATGCACTGTCAAGTTATATATTCCGCTAGGGGTGGGTCACACATCCAGTTACACAGGCTGACACTTTAAGGGGCGGTGTTGTTGTTTTCCATTTAAACCCCtcgattgttgttgttgttgttgtcttggAATACGCTACAACAGTGGCTACTGTGATCCTGGACAGCTACGGGATGAACATGGTTTGGGTTTGCCCcagttttaaatttttcttcCTTCCACCGGACATAGAAACAGGGCCACTTCACTTTAAAAAGCTGCCATTGCACATTTAATAATTTGATTATGTGTCGGTGGAGATTTCTGATCTCTTTAAACAGCTTTAGAGCTCTGGGTTCAACCAAAACCTTGGATATCCAGTAGGAATGACGAATAATGGTGCGTTAGGATCTAGTATTCAGGTTTCTACCGCAATACAACGTTACCGTTAATACTACAGGTACAGAGTACTGCTAGGTATATTCACATATGTACAAACTCTGCCGTTCACCTGCAGAGACTTGACGAGCGAGTGTGCATTTCCTTTTCCATAGAGCATGTTCAagatagaaaaataaaacagtgataAGACTACAAAATATTGTGTGCCACCGTCATCATTTTCACCCTGTATTGGTCCTTGTTTCAGTGAAAACACTTAACTCTTTCAGTCaaagcattaaaataaaaaaaagataaaatgtccaaaatataatttaaaaattatattaaaaaacagcatcaaaacacaacaaaaagatGATATGTAACATgatactttaaataaaaatctacagctttCCCTTTCATCGGCTTACCAGAGTGCTGACGGTGTGAATGTTGTGCACATATGGTATTTAAGAGTGTAAAAGTGTGAGCACCTTCGGTaccatcatttaaacacacctGCCGGTTAGGACCTCCCCCCCTTCCGTGTTTTGTTGAATCTGCTGAAAGTGCTTCACATACTTGGCATTGCACCCAGTGTCCTCCGTGGAGACTTATTGTCTCTAAATGTGCAATTTTTGGCATTTGGACCTCCCAGTTATTCACCACTGCGTGTCAAAACAAAAGGGAAGAAATAGAAATGCAAAAACAATGCGCATTCGTGTGGTGACATCACTGAAATGAAAGCAGAATAATAATGGTCGCAGGAATATGAGCGGAGGAGTGTGGAGGTGTGCTCTAGATGACCTGGCAGCAGCTGTGTGGGGTTGGCGTGCAGAGCAGACCCTCCTTGGGGCTCCGGTGAATGTTGACGGACAGAGTCTTGTCGCTCAGAGGCATCTGCAGCACACGGTTCTTCATGTTCCTGTGGTTTTCCCGGGCCAGGTCCAGCTCTCCCAGCCTCAATCGGCCCGAGCAGGGACCCTCCAGCAGCGGGTCTGCCAGTGCGTCTCCCAGCGGGGGCTGGTGGTACAGGTTGCCCCTGGGTGAGGGGCCACCCAGGAGCGAGACCTTATCTAAACTACCAGTGGATCCGCCCATGCACATTCTCCACATGGGACGGTCCTGGGCATCTCCACCAGCACTGCCGGCACTGCCAGCAGCAACACCTCCGccacctccccctcctccccccgtTAAGTTGTGGAACTGAGAGCTTAGGCACAGGCTCATCAGCTTTAGGCTTTCCACCAGACCGCTGGCAGCCTTGGCTGTGCCTTTACCTTGGCCTGACCCTGATCCAGGACTGGCACAGTTGGAAGGACTGTCCTGTCCTGCCCCCGTTTTCTCTCCATCCTctttcctccctcctctctcaACCCCATGTTCATCTAGACTTGCTGTGTCAGGTTTATAGTGACTTTCTGTATCATCATCGCTAGTCTCTGAGCTAGGAGTGAACGTGGCAACTGGTGCCAGTGCACCAACAGTTTTAGGTGAGGACATGAGTGTTGAAGGTGAAGGTATCCTAGAGTTCAGATTGAGGCTGAGGCTGGGTTTGGGCGGGCCAAGTCCCTGCAACTccctgctctcttcctcttcctcctcatcctccttaTCTTCCTCGTGGATCTGGTTGAGAATTGGAGCACTCATACGAGATGTTAGCCGATTACCGGACAAAGACGACGATGAGGAGGAAGCTTTGCAACGAAGCACCACTTGAGAAGGCAGTGTACAGGGGGGCAAACATTTGTCTTCTGCCCCATCttcttcctcatcctcttccACGCTGAAAAGGCTGGGACTCCGAGGTTTTCCAGGACCCACTGAAGAAAGAGAGCCCAACCTAAGGGGGTTGGAGTGGGGCTTTGCCAGAGGTCTGAGCCCTCTCTCCTGGTTTTGTTGTGgtgcctgctgctgctggctggaTGCTGGAGTGTGATTTTCCTGCCGCTGGCTGACATCTAGCAGAGCTGTTTTAGGCCTGGGGCCTTTGTGGAGGCTCTCAGCACTACGGGCAGGGGACTGCGGCCCTCCAGGGTGGGAGATAGCTGGACCCCCTAAACCATCGCTGACATCCTGGTGAACATCCACTCTGGTGGGCCAAGACTGCCTGCAAAGGGCCAAATACAATGTTGAGAATTAATAAATTACATacgattcttaagttat from Pelmatolapia mariae isolate MD_Pm_ZW linkage group LG22, Pm_UMD_F_2, whole genome shotgun sequence harbors:
- the LOC135933200 gene encoding SNF-related serine/threonine-protein kinase-like — protein: MAGLKRHHDGKIAGLYDLDKTLGRGHFAVVKLARHVFTGEKVAVKVIDKTKLDPVARGHLFQEVRCMKMVQHPNVVRLYEVIDTATKLYLILELGDGGDMYDCIMKHEGGLSEEVAKCYFAQIVHAISYCHRLHVVHRDLKPENVVFFEKQGVVKLTDFGFSNRFQPGKKLNTSCGSLAYSAPEILLGDEYDAPAVDIWSLGVILFMLVCGQPPFQEANDSETLTMIMDCKYTVPSHISHACRDLIGHMLQRDPKKRATLEQIESHQWLQGVDPSPATKLSTPLVSHRSLSEEEHGSIIQRMVLGGIADRDAITEALESNQYNHITATYFLLAERMLRERQEKEQHSQTRSPSPSKAQFRQSWPTRVDVHQDVSDGLGGPAISHPGGPQSPARSAESLHKGPRPKTALLDVSQRQENHTPASSQQQQAPQQNQERGLRPLAKPHSNPLRLGSLSSVGPGKPRSPSLFSVEEDEEEDGAEDKCLPPCTLPSQVVLRCKASSSSSSLSGNRLTSRMSAPILNQIHEEDKEDEEEEEESRELQGLGPPKPSLSLNLNSRIPSPSTLMSSPKTVGALAPVATFTPSSETSDDDTESHYKPDTASLDEHGVERGGRKEDGEKTGAGQDSPSNCASPGSGSGQGKGTAKAASGLVESLKLMSLCLSSQFHNLTGGGGGGGGGVAAGSAGSAGGDAQDRPMWRMCMGGSTGSLDKVSLLGGPSPRGNLYHQPPLGDALADPLLEGPCSGRLRLGELDLARENHRNMKNRVLQMPLSDKTLSVNIHRSPKEGLLCTPTPHSCCQVI